The stretch of DNA GCTTGCTCTTCAAAAGAAGAACAAGAGTACAATAAACCAGCGTTATATTGGTATAACAAAATGTTAAAACAGATTGCTTCTAGCGATTTAGACGCAGCAGATGATACATATACATCACTAGAAAGTGAACACAGAAATACTCCTTTTGTTCCAACAGCTATGTTGATATTAGTTAATGCACATATTGATGAAGAAGAATACGCTCTAGCAAACTTCTATTTAGATGAGTACATAAAAAGATTTGGTCTTAGTAAAGACATCGATTATGCAAGATACTTAAAAATTAAAGCAAACTTTTTAGGGTTCAAATACCAATTTAGAGATCAACAACTAATCGAAGATACTTTAGTTCAAATTGAAGACTTTAAAGTAAAATATAAAAATTCTCCTTATATGCCTTTAGTTGATACAATTAATTCAAGATTATATATGGCAAAAGCTTCAATGGATAAAGAAATTGCAGAACTTTATATCAGAAGAGATAAAGAATTAGGAAGTGCTTTTTATGATCAAAAAGTAAAAAATACTTGGGTTGAACCAACAGAAATCGAACCTGTAAAAGTACCTTGGTACAGATCAATTTTTGAATAAATATTATAAATTTTAGGAGTTAAAATAGATGGAATTAGAAAATTATGATGAATTCCCACAAACTATACCTTTAATAATAGAAGATGATATATTTTTATATCCTTTTATGATTGCTCCTTTGTTTTTAA from Arcobacter suis CECT 7833 encodes:
- a CDS encoding outer membrane protein assembly factor BamD, which codes for MNKSFKFKNLLLIACTAFVFTACSSKEEQEYNKPALYWYNKMLKQIASSDLDAADDTYTSLESEHRNTPFVPTAMLILVNAHIDEEEYALANFYLDEYIKRFGLSKDIDYARYLKIKANFLGFKYQFRDQQLIEDTLVQIEDFKVKYKNSPYMPLVDTINSRLYMAKASMDKEIAELYIRRDKELGSAFYDQKVKNTWVEPTEIEPVKVPWYRSIFE